A genome region from Streptomyces sp. NBC_01296 includes the following:
- a CDS encoding diacylglycerol kinase family protein, producing the protein MSKAHDANTRSGRLLLLLPLQAGCVAGFGLLVSGRLARRWPLSAEDGVNRALAARRSLPATVLSDAVSLLAGTGSVIALTLLACVALVWVPRVPRWREAVFLAVSVAAQSAVFVLVTLVVERPRPDVPHLDAAPPTSSFPSGHVGASVALFGGLAVLAAGRLRGARRSVVVGVLLLLPLAVAGSRVYRGMHHPSDVVAGLLNGACTLLVVAHALLLPGTGAAPEPAARGGLPAARPGGGGAGTSSGPRGRVVVVRHPRACGGETAARVRAVLRSHGYADQVWAQTSVEEPCGALAARTAEADTSLVVVCGGDGTVRACADVVAGTGIPLAIVPCGTGNLLARNLRLPADPAAALQEALSGEAVGLDVGRVGGDGFAPTRFAVMAGAGFDAAMVRDASARLKKRLGWAAYIVSALRHLRDPRMRLTIRLDGAAPLERRARMVVIGNVGSLQGGLPLLPDARPDSGRLEMVLLDPRGAGGWLAAAGHLASRTTGGRARPSPGRSGRRAARGALEYFSAARIELRFARAQPRELDGDAFPAGTRVTAEVEPGALRVCLPVPAGSGMPDELVTDGAQGAAALWAVD; encoded by the coding sequence ATGAGCAAAGCACACGACGCGAACACCAGATCCGGCCGTCTTCTCCTGCTGCTGCCCTTGCAGGCGGGGTGCGTCGCGGGCTTTGGCCTGCTGGTGTCCGGGCGCCTGGCACGCCGGTGGCCGCTGTCCGCGGAGGACGGCGTCAACCGCGCCCTGGCGGCCCGGCGCAGTCTGCCCGCCACCGTGCTCTCGGACGCGGTGTCGTTACTGGCCGGGACCGGCAGCGTGATCGCGCTGACGCTGCTGGCCTGCGTCGCACTGGTGTGGGTGCCCCGCGTGCCCCGGTGGCGGGAGGCGGTGTTCCTGGCGGTCTCCGTTGCCGCGCAGTCCGCCGTGTTCGTGCTCGTCACGCTCGTGGTGGAGCGGCCCAGGCCCGATGTGCCCCACCTGGACGCGGCGCCGCCGACGTCCAGTTTCCCCTCCGGGCACGTCGGGGCCTCCGTGGCGCTCTTCGGGGGTCTGGCCGTTCTCGCGGCGGGGCGACTGCGCGGTGCCCGGCGAAGCGTCGTGGTGGGTGTGCTCCTGCTGCTCCCCTTGGCCGTGGCCGGATCCCGGGTCTACCGGGGCATGCATCATCCCTCGGACGTGGTGGCGGGGCTGCTGAACGGCGCCTGCACGCTGCTCGTCGTGGCGCACGCACTGTTGCTGCCGGGCACCGGGGCCGCACCCGAGCCGGCAGCCCGTGGCGGCCTGCCCGCGGCACGCCCCGGCGGGGGCGGCGCCGGGACGTCGTCCGGGCCTCGGGGCCGGGTCGTGGTGGTCCGTCATCCGCGCGCGTGCGGCGGTGAAACGGCCGCACGGGTGCGAGCCGTGCTGCGCAGCCACGGGTACGCCGACCAGGTGTGGGCGCAGACCTCCGTCGAAGAGCCGTGCGGCGCGCTGGCCGCGCGCACGGCCGAGGCGGACACCTCCCTGGTCGTGGTCTGCGGAGGCGACGGCACGGTACGGGCCTGCGCCGACGTGGTGGCCGGCACCGGGATCCCCCTGGCGATCGTGCCCTGCGGTACCGGCAACCTCCTGGCGCGCAACCTGCGGCTGCCCGCCGATCCGGCGGCCGCCCTGCAGGAGGCCCTGTCCGGAGAGGCCGTCGGGCTCGACGTGGGCCGGGTCGGCGGCGACGGCTTCGCGCCGACAAGGTTCGCGGTCATGGCGGGTGCCGGTTTCGACGCGGCCATGGTGCGGGACGCATCGGCTCGGCTCAAGAAGCGCCTGGGCTGGGCCGCGTACATCGTCTCGGCCCTGCGCCATCTGCGCGATCCCCGGATGCGGCTGACGATCCGGCTCGACGGGGCCGCCCCGCTGGAGCGGCGGGCCCGCATGGTCGTCATCGGCAACGTCGGCTCGCTGCAGGGCGGGCTGCCGCTCCTCCCGGACGCGCGGCCCGACAGCGGCCGGCTGGAGATGGTGCTGCTCGACCCCCGCGGGGCCGGAGGGTGGCTCGCGGCGGCCGGGCACCTCGCCTCCCGCACAACGGGCGGGCGGGCCCGTCCATCTCCCGGCAGGTCCGGGCGGCGGGCGGCACGCGGCGCGCTGGAGTACTTCAGTGCGGCCCGGATCGAGCTCCGCTTCGCCCGTGCTCAACCGCGGGAGCTCGACGGTGACGCGTTCCCGGCCGGTACGCGGGTGACCGCAGAGGTCGAGCCGGGGGCGCTTCGGGTGTGCCTCCCCGTGCCCGCGGGGAGCGGTATGCCGGACGAGCTAGTGACGGACGGGGCGCAGGGGGCGGCCGCCCTCTGGGCCGTGGACTGA
- a CDS encoding YihY/virulence factor BrkB family protein: MGTATRVPPRIEVEAAEAELYTEGEGLSGEEAWAALRRHGGWNLVRDSFIRFRYADGFSHSRALALQTVLSILPLAIALIGLSGVLHTEDIGRMAELTIRRIVSGPSHDVVDDALRESRRQAGDGGEAALWLGLLFSIANVTTGMCQVERGANRIYGVERDRPFLHKYTRGLVMAVVAGLPLGLAFSVTVLGSDLGLAMTETYHLGAAAQRVWDVLRWPVGILLAVVATSAVFRRSPRRTQPGYTWLAFGAGVYLVLWLGATWGLSLYVGASSSFTTVYGPLSAFMSLLLWSYLTSLALFLGLSFAAQLEAVRAGVAGPVKKDPGV, translated from the coding sequence ATGGGCACCGCCACACGGGTACCGCCACGCATCGAAGTCGAGGCCGCCGAAGCCGAGTTGTACACGGAGGGCGAGGGCCTCTCCGGTGAGGAGGCATGGGCCGCACTGCGCCGTCACGGCGGCTGGAACCTCGTACGGGACTCCTTCATCCGGTTCCGCTACGCCGACGGGTTCAGCCACTCCCGTGCCCTGGCCCTTCAGACGGTCCTCTCGATCCTGCCGCTCGCCATCGCGCTCATCGGCCTGTCCGGTGTGCTGCACACCGAGGACATCGGACGCATGGCCGAGCTGACGATCCGCCGGATCGTCAGCGGCCCCAGCCACGACGTCGTGGACGACGCCCTGCGCGAGAGCCGCCGCCAGGCCGGGGACGGAGGGGAGGCGGCCCTCTGGCTCGGCCTGCTGTTCTCCATCGCCAACGTCACCACCGGCATGTGCCAGGTGGAACGCGGCGCGAACCGCATCTACGGCGTGGAGCGCGACCGCCCGTTCCTCCACAAGTACACCCGCGGGCTGGTCATGGCGGTGGTGGCCGGGCTGCCCCTCGGGCTCGCCTTCTCGGTCACCGTCCTCGGTTCCGACCTCGGGCTCGCCATGACGGAGACCTACCACCTCGGCGCGGCCGCGCAGCGGGTGTGGGACGTCCTGCGCTGGCCCGTCGGGATCCTGCTGGCCGTGGTCGCCACCAGCGCCGTCTTCCGCCGCTCGCCCCGGCGTACGCAGCCGGGGTACACCTGGCTGGCCTTCGGCGCCGGCGTGTACCTGGTGCTGTGGCTCGGCGCGACGTGGGGGCTGAGCCTGTACGTCGGGGCGAGCAGTTCCTTCACCACCGTGTACGGGCCGCTCAGCGCGTTCATGTCGCTGCTGCTGTGGTCGTACCTGACCTCGCTCGCCCTCTTCCTCGGCCTGTCCTTCGCCGCTCAGCTCGAGGCGGTACGGGCGGGGGTGGCCGGCCCGGTCAAGAAAGATCCCGGGGTATGA
- a CDS encoding phosphatase PAP2 family protein, with protein sequence MNRRVGPDARFGARLAVTSAATALAAVPFSLALVLVESQWAPLHRLDQGAAERLHRSVLGHPARVRVLEFLTQVVWGPLTMRLLVAAVVVWLLWRRALRLAAWAACTATAGGLVGLLAKNAVARARPHLPDPVAHAPGFSFPSGHAMTATTSCAVLLLVLIPLVPRAWRPLPWVLAAASVIGVGCTRVALGVHWVSDVVGGWLLGIAVVAATAFAFEAWRSDVGRPRTTPAQGLEPEIVTAEPEPPAGMTQR encoded by the coding sequence ATGAACCGCCGCGTCGGGCCCGATGCCCGGTTCGGGGCGCGGCTGGCAGTGACGTCGGCCGCCACCGCCCTGGCGGCCGTGCCGTTCTCCCTCGCACTGGTTCTGGTGGAGTCGCAGTGGGCTCCGCTGCACCGGCTCGACCAGGGCGCCGCCGAGCGGCTGCACCGTTCCGTGCTCGGCCATCCCGCCCGGGTGCGGGTGTTGGAGTTCCTCACGCAGGTCGTCTGGGGCCCGTTGACGATGCGTCTGCTGGTGGCCGCGGTGGTGGTGTGGCTGCTGTGGCGGAGGGCGCTGCGGCTGGCAGCGTGGGCGGCCTGCACGGCGACGGCCGGCGGGCTCGTGGGCCTGCTGGCGAAGAACGCGGTCGCGCGCGCCCGGCCGCACCTGCCCGATCCCGTCGCCCACGCGCCCGGGTTCTCGTTTCCCTCCGGGCACGCCATGACGGCCACCACGTCCTGCGCCGTGCTGCTGCTGGTGCTGATCCCGCTGGTCCCGCGGGCCTGGCGGCCGCTGCCGTGGGTCCTCGCCGCTGCTTCGGTGATCGGCGTCGGCTGCACGCGGGTCGCGCTCGGAGTGCACTGGGTGAGCGACGTGGTCGGAGGCTGGCTGCTCGGCATCGCGGTGGTCGCCGCCACCGCCTTCGCCTTCGAGGCGTGGCGCAGCGACGTCGGCCGGCCCCGCACCACGCCCGCCCAGGGCTTGGAGCCCGAGATCGTGACGGCCGAACCCGAACCCCCGGCAGGCATGACGCAGCGGTGA
- a CDS encoding SpoIIE family protein phosphatase, with the protein MSTPDTQWHGDARAPEAATEESCRKTVPHQAPTPLGRLVATVERLRGEVRAAHAAADGRALVELAKGILIGQLSCTPAAAARQLDELSRETGLSPLDLAADIVNQAARDHVSEVAAEFVERTGTLGPAKPSTRVAVRLRTAESGMLAAADDTQAVAESLLTNALKPLGAIAVAVWTAAPDGSLALAGYAGFPPGEAARWRHVPPGVSTVARLALRERRLVTLARLQREGLPSIAHLHWPDGGRMAVPAGTGGRIHGVLEICWPGPLAPQPPQIERQVEALAELCARTMDTSPPGDCGLPEAVLPDVSELTDLAEGLHDPAVVLTPVLDPEGRLTDFRIRHASSRFVDPAGRQRADVNGALLLEAYPMAAGENGLFEIIERVHATGEPFRAERMSLTALVDQIPLTSVGDISVSRHGAAVLLIWRIEDETARLADLLQHAQRLGRIGGFEENLVTGEITWNAQLYALHGLPAGAPPVPLRELPGYAHPDDSAALGRFLRAVLRYRRPASVDLRLRRSDGITRHIRVVAEPVLDADRRLHAVRGAYQDISAQHWTEVALAATRDQLAHTAAESAERNRLTLQLQHAIMPPTPPAVEAPGLRVAVRYRPAESESLVGGDWYDTVVLPSGLIMLSVGDVAGHGIEAATGMVVLRNALRGLAVTGAGPAQLLSWLNTVTHHLAKHVTATAVCGLFDPRTRVMRWARAGHLPPVLVRGGRPEAFPLIEGLLLGALPDVTYIEREVQLEPDDTLLMFTDGLVERRDSSVEDSLGHLVSAAACGADDLDHRLDRLLAESRSDTDDDTCVIGIQVG; encoded by the coding sequence GTGAGCACCCCGGACACACAGTGGCACGGCGATGCACGGGCACCGGAAGCGGCCACCGAGGAGTCTTGCCGCAAGACGGTCCCGCACCAGGCCCCGACCCCCTTGGGACGCCTCGTCGCCACCGTCGAACGCCTGCGCGGCGAGGTACGGGCGGCGCACGCGGCCGCGGACGGCAGGGCCCTGGTCGAACTGGCCAAGGGCATCCTGATCGGACAACTGAGCTGTACCCCCGCCGCGGCGGCACGGCAGCTGGACGAGCTGTCCCGCGAGACCGGGCTGTCCCCGCTCGACCTCGCCGCGGACATCGTCAACCAGGCCGCCCGCGACCACGTCAGCGAGGTCGCCGCCGAGTTCGTCGAGCGCACCGGCACGCTCGGCCCGGCCAAGCCGTCCACCAGGGTGGCGGTCCGGCTGCGCACCGCCGAGAGCGGGATGCTGGCCGCCGCCGACGACACCCAGGCAGTGGCCGAATCCCTTCTGACGAACGCCCTCAAACCCCTGGGAGCGATCGCCGTCGCCGTGTGGACCGCGGCGCCCGACGGCTCCCTGGCCCTCGCCGGGTACGCCGGGTTCCCGCCCGGGGAAGCCGCCCGCTGGCGACACGTCCCCCCGGGTGTCTCCACCGTCGCCCGCCTCGCGCTGCGCGAGCGCCGACTGGTCACCCTTGCCCGCCTGCAACGCGAAGGGCTGCCCTCGATCGCGCACCTGCACTGGCCCGACGGGGGGCGGATGGCCGTACCGGCGGGGACGGGCGGCCGCATCCACGGCGTCCTCGAAATCTGTTGGCCCGGGCCCCTGGCGCCACAGCCCCCGCAGATCGAGCGCCAGGTCGAGGCACTCGCCGAACTCTGCGCCCGCACCATGGACACCTCACCCCCGGGCGATTGCGGCCTCCCCGAAGCAGTACTCCCGGACGTCTCGGAACTGACCGACCTCGCCGAGGGGCTGCACGACCCCGCCGTCGTCCTCACCCCCGTACTCGATCCCGAGGGACGGCTGACCGACTTCCGCATCCGCCACGCCAGCAGCCGCTTCGTCGACCCCGCCGGGCGGCAGCGCGCCGACGTGAACGGCGCCCTGCTGCTCGAGGCCTATCCGATGGCCGCCGGCGAGAACGGGCTGTTCGAGATCATCGAGCGCGTGCACGCCACCGGCGAACCCTTCAGGGCCGAACGCATGAGCCTGACCGCGCTCGTCGACCAGATCCCGCTCACCTCGGTCGGGGACATCAGCGTCAGCAGGCACGGCGCGGCCGTCCTGCTGATCTGGCGGATCGAGGACGAGACGGCACGACTGGCCGACCTCCTCCAGCACGCCCAGCGCCTGGGCCGGATCGGCGGCTTCGAGGAGAACCTCGTCACGGGCGAGATCACCTGGAACGCCCAGCTGTACGCGCTGCACGGCCTGCCGGCCGGCGCCCCGCCCGTACCGCTGCGGGAACTGCCCGGCTACGCCCACCCCGACGACTCCGCGGCCCTCGGCCGTTTCCTGCGGGCCGTGCTGCGCTACCGCCGCCCCGCATCCGTCGACCTCCGCCTGCGCAGGTCCGACGGGATCACCCGCCACATCCGCGTCGTCGCCGAGCCCGTCCTCGACGCCGACCGGCGCCTGCACGCCGTCCGCGGCGCCTACCAGGACATCTCCGCCCAGCACTGGACCGAAGTCGCCCTGGCCGCTACCCGGGACCAACTCGCCCACACCGCCGCCGAGTCCGCCGAACGCAACCGCCTCACCCTCCAGCTCCAGCACGCCATCATGCCCCCCACCCCGCCGGCCGTCGAAGCCCCGGGCCTGCGCGTGGCCGTCCGCTACCGGCCCGCGGAGTCCGAGTCGCTCGTCGGCGGCGACTGGTACGACACCGTGGTCCTGCCCTCCGGGCTGATCATGCTCTCCGTGGGAGACGTCGCCGGACACGGCATCGAGGCCGCCACCGGCATGGTCGTCCTGCGCAACGCCCTGCGCGGCCTGGCCGTGACCGGCGCGGGCCCCGCCCAACTGCTGTCCTGGCTCAACACGGTCACCCACCACCTGGCGAAGCACGTGACGGCCACCGCCGTCTGCGGGCTCTTCGACCCCCGTACCCGGGTGATGCGCTGGGCGCGCGCCGGGCACTTGCCGCCCGTGCTCGTCCGCGGCGGCCGGCCAGAGGCCTTCCCGCTCATCGAGGGCCTGCTCCTCGGAGCCCTGCCGGACGTCACGTACATCGAACGGGAGGTCCAGTTGGAACCGGACGACACCCTGCTGATGTTCACGGACGGGTTGGTCGAGAGGCGGGATTCCTCGGTGGAGGACTCCCTGGGCCACCTCGTGAGCGCGGCGGCCTGCGGGGCCGACGACCTGGACCACCGGTTGGACCGCCTCCTGGCCGAGAGCCGATCCGACACGGACGACGACACCTGCGTCATCGGAATCCAGGTCGGCTGA
- a CDS encoding HAMP domain-containing protein: MSPQSLSSSPEPAGAAGIGEPELRRLLAGLTAVRDGDFRTRLPDTSDGLLGEIATVFNGMADQLSLVTSEVTRVAREVGTEGTLGGQADVPGVGGAWLDLTDSVNFMAGNLTDQVRSIAQVATAVAKGDLSQKITVTARGEILELKETINTMVDQLSAFAGEVTRVAREVGTEGRLGGQADVKGVSGTWKDLTESVNVMADNLTAQVRSIAQVTTAVAQGDLTQKIRVDARGEILELKETINTMVDQLSAFAAEVTRVAREVGSEGRLGGQAEVEGVSGTWKRLTQNVNELAGNLTRQVRAIAEVASAVAEGDLTRSITVEASGEVAELKDNINSMVGSLRETTRANQEQDWLKSNLARISGLMQGHRDLSVVAALVMDELTPLVAAQYGAFYLAEDRPGGTVLTLVGSYGRPAGTGEGTDFALGESLVGQAARSHRIIATDQVPGDYVISSGLGRTTPGSLIILPIVVDDQVLGVIELASFTPFTPVHRDFLGQLLETIGVNVNTIVANARTDELLGESQRLTGELQARSAELQVQQEELQRSNAELEEKAALLASQNRDIEAKNLEIEQARQELEDRAQQLSLASKYKSEFLANMSHELRTPLNSLLILAQLLAQNPTRNLSPKQVEYAGVIHSAGSDLLQLINDILDLSKVEAGKMDINPEAVSLPQLLEYVDVTFRPMTAQKSLDFTVTTAPDAPDALHTDDSRLRQVLRNLLSNAVKFTERGGVELRIEPAKAPEVPAGLPGRGPVVAFRVRDTGIGIPEQQLASVFGAFQQADGTTSRKYGGTGLGLSISREIAQLLGGAVTAESTPGQGSTFTLYLPVRWAGYEKDPLPEVPPPATHAAAGPAETGRAAAPAVPAQRQARRLLVIEERQGGLLSLVAESADRDFAPGHRSAGNLGGIQVVGVTSSREAAAALATDSFHCVVLELDMPDGEALRFLDALDGDPALSSLPVLAHNNPRLNNGQETALRERAASRRLELLSSLDELRERIVLHLSADQPGDVLPFVHAGAERAQTPAQVLDDGLAGRTVLVVDDDARNLYALSGVLELHGIRVLHAEDGRKGIETLTRNEGVDLILMDVMMPELDGYAATAEIRRMPAHAGLPIIAVTAKAMPGDREKSLAAGASDYVTKPVDADDLIARVRQWLTR, translated from the coding sequence ATGAGCCCGCAATCACTGAGCAGTTCGCCGGAGCCCGCGGGCGCGGCAGGGATCGGCGAACCGGAGCTGCGTCGGCTGCTGGCCGGCCTGACGGCCGTACGGGACGGGGATTTCCGTACCCGGCTGCCCGATACGTCGGACGGACTGCTCGGTGAGATCGCCACCGTCTTCAACGGGATGGCCGACCAGCTGTCGCTGGTCACGTCGGAAGTGACGCGCGTGGCCCGCGAGGTGGGAACCGAGGGCACTCTGGGCGGCCAGGCCGACGTACCCGGAGTCGGTGGCGCCTGGCTGGACCTCACGGACTCGGTCAACTTCATGGCCGGAAACCTCACCGACCAGGTGCGCTCCATCGCCCAGGTCGCGACCGCCGTGGCCAAGGGCGACCTCTCGCAGAAGATCACCGTCACCGCGCGCGGGGAGATCCTGGAGCTGAAGGAGACCATCAACACCATGGTCGACCAGCTCTCCGCCTTCGCGGGGGAGGTCACGCGGGTGGCCCGGGAGGTGGGCACCGAGGGCCGGCTCGGCGGCCAGGCCGACGTCAAGGGGGTCTCCGGTACGTGGAAAGACCTCACGGAATCGGTCAACGTCATGGCCGACAACCTGACCGCGCAGGTCCGTTCGATCGCCCAGGTCACCACGGCGGTGGCTCAGGGTGACCTGACACAGAAGATCCGGGTGGACGCGCGCGGGGAGATCCTGGAGCTGAAGGAGACCATCAACACGATGGTCGACCAGCTCTCCGCCTTCGCCGCCGAGGTCACGCGCGTGGCCCGCGAGGTGGGCAGCGAGGGCCGGCTCGGCGGCCAGGCCGAGGTGGAGGGCGTCTCCGGAACCTGGAAGCGACTGACCCAGAACGTCAACGAACTGGCCGGGAACCTCACCCGCCAGGTCCGGGCCATCGCCGAGGTCGCCAGCGCGGTCGCCGAGGGCGACCTGACCCGCTCGATCACCGTCGAGGCCTCCGGCGAAGTCGCCGAACTCAAGGACAACATCAACTCGATGGTCGGTTCGCTGCGCGAGACCACCCGGGCCAACCAGGAACAGGACTGGCTCAAGTCCAACCTGGCCCGGATCTCGGGCCTGATGCAGGGCCACCGTGACCTGTCCGTCGTCGCCGCACTCGTCATGGACGAGCTGACACCGCTGGTCGCCGCCCAGTACGGCGCGTTCTACCTCGCCGAGGACCGCCCCGGCGGCACCGTGCTCACCCTGGTCGGCTCCTACGGCCGCCCCGCAGGCACCGGCGAAGGCACCGACTTCGCCCTCGGTGAGTCCCTGGTCGGACAGGCCGCGCGCAGTCACCGCATCATCGCCACGGACCAGGTCCCCGGCGACTACGTCATCTCCTCGGGGCTGGGCCGCACCACCCCGGGCAGCCTGATCATCCTGCCGATCGTGGTGGACGACCAGGTCCTCGGCGTGATCGAGCTCGCCTCGTTCACCCCGTTCACCCCCGTACACCGGGACTTCCTCGGCCAGTTGTTGGAAACCATCGGTGTCAACGTCAACACGATCGTCGCCAACGCCCGCACGGACGAGCTCCTCGGGGAGTCCCAGCGGCTGACCGGCGAACTGCAGGCACGTTCGGCAGAGCTCCAGGTGCAGCAGGAGGAACTCCAGCGCTCCAACGCGGAGCTGGAGGAGAAGGCGGCCCTCCTCGCCAGCCAGAACCGCGACATCGAGGCCAAGAACCTGGAGATCGAACAGGCACGGCAGGAACTGGAGGACAGGGCCCAGCAGTTGTCGCTGGCCTCGAAGTACAAGTCCGAGTTCCTCGCCAACATGAGCCACGAACTGCGCACACCGCTCAACAGCCTCCTGATCCTCGCCCAGCTGCTCGCCCAGAATCCCACCCGCAACCTCAGCCCGAAGCAGGTCGAGTACGCGGGCGTCATCCACTCGGCGGGGTCCGACCTGCTCCAGCTGATCAACGACATCCTCGACCTGTCGAAGGTCGAGGCCGGAAAGATGGACATCAACCCCGAGGCGGTGTCCCTGCCGCAGCTGTTGGAGTACGTCGACGTCACCTTCCGGCCGATGACCGCGCAGAAGAGCCTCGACTTCACCGTCACCACCGCCCCCGACGCCCCGGACGCCCTGCACACCGACGACTCACGGCTGCGGCAGGTTCTGCGCAACCTGCTGTCCAACGCCGTCAAGTTCACCGAGCGAGGGGGCGTCGAGCTGCGGATCGAACCGGCCAAGGCGCCGGAGGTCCCCGCCGGGCTGCCCGGCCGCGGACCCGTGGTGGCCTTCCGCGTACGGGACACCGGCATCGGCATCCCCGAGCAGCAGCTGGCGTCCGTCTTCGGGGCCTTCCAGCAGGCCGACGGCACCACCAGCCGGAAGTACGGCGGCACCGGCCTCGGCCTCTCCATCAGCCGCGAGATCGCCCAGCTCCTCGGCGGTGCCGTCACCGCGGAGAGCACACCTGGACAGGGCAGCACCTTCACCCTCTACCTGCCGGTCAGGTGGGCGGGCTACGAGAAGGACCCGCTCCCCGAGGTGCCGCCGCCCGCCACACACGCCGCGGCCGGACCCGCCGAAACGGGTCGGGCCGCTGCGCCGGCCGTTCCCGCGCAGCGGCAGGCCCGCCGCCTGCTGGTGATCGAGGAACGCCAGGGCGGCCTGCTCTCCCTCGTCGCCGAGAGCGCCGACCGGGACTTCGCCCCCGGCCACCGGTCGGCCGGGAACCTCGGAGGCATCCAGGTCGTCGGCGTCACGAGCTCGCGGGAAGCCGCCGCCGCCCTCGCAACGGATTCCTTCCACTGCGTCGTTCTCGAACTCGACATGCCCGACGGCGAGGCCCTGCGCTTCCTCGACGCCCTCGACGGAGACCCGGCGCTCTCCTCCCTCCCGGTCCTCGCTCACAACAACCCCCGTCTGAACAACGGCCAGGAGACGGCGCTGCGGGAACGGGCCGCCTCGCGCCGCCTGGAGCTGCTGTCCAGTCTGGACGAGCTCCGCGAACGCATCGTGCTGCACCTGTCCGCCGACCAGCCGGGGGACGTACTGCCCTTCGTCCACGCGGGCGCGGAGCGAGCGCAGACCCCCGCGCAGGTGCTCGACGACGGCTTGGCCGGACGCACCGTCCTCGTCGTCGACGACGATGCGCGCAACCTGTACGCCCTCAGCGGCGTGCTCGAACTGCACGGTATCCGTGTGCTCCACGCGGAAGACGGGCGCAAGGGCATCGAAACGCTCACCCGCAACGAGGGCGTCGACCTCATCCTGATGGATGTGATGATGCCGGAACTGGACGGGTACGCGGCGACCGCCGAGATCCGGCGGATGCCGGCCCACGCCGGCCTTCCCATCATCGCGGTCACCGCCAAGGCGATGCCCGGTGACCGGGAGAAGAGCCTCGCCGCAGGGGCCAGCGACTACGTGACCAAGCCGGTCGACGCCGACGACCTCATCGCCCGCGTCCGGCAGTGGCTCACGAGATGA
- a CDS encoding ATP-binding protein: MRAARLWTAGHLASLSWDESAEDTVHSVLLSVSELVANAHLHAAGTAHLVLTWDGRCLHVSVADSDPRLPGPRPADADATSGRGLGIVTTLADSWDIHACHGGKAITACFRPHGGADPRTGPPADGGGPRRS, from the coding sequence GTGCGGGCGGCGCGTCTGTGGACCGCCGGGCACCTGGCGTCGCTGTCCTGGGACGAATCGGCCGAGGACACGGTGCACTCCGTGCTCCTCAGCGTCTCCGAACTCGTCGCCAACGCCCACCTGCACGCTGCCGGCACCGCCCACCTCGTGCTGACGTGGGACGGCCGGTGCCTGCACGTCAGCGTCGCCGACTCCGATCCGCGGCTGCCCGGCCCGCGGCCTGCCGACGCCGATGCCACCTCCGGCCGGGGACTGGGGATCGTCACCACCCTGGCGGACTCGTGGGACATCCACGCGTGCCACGGCGGCAAGGCGATCACGGCCTGTTTCCGCCCCCACGGCGGGGCCGACCCCCGAACCGGGCCGCCGGCCGACGGGGGCGGGCCGCGCCGGTCATGA
- a CDS encoding STAS domain-containing protein — protein MTGAGDAHHEGVVGDGYSAGAGWVVAAQGELDQDTLAPLEEALTAAADRHRLVVLDAGSVTFGDSSFLNLLLRVHRLTALRIAAPGEQLRRLFALTGADTVLSLYPSVEDAVGGS, from the coding sequence ATGACCGGAGCAGGGGACGCGCACCACGAAGGCGTGGTCGGGGACGGCTACTCGGCCGGGGCCGGGTGGGTGGTCGCCGCGCAGGGGGAGCTCGACCAGGACACCCTGGCCCCTCTGGAGGAGGCCCTCACCGCCGCAGCGGACCGGCACCGGCTGGTGGTGCTGGACGCAGGCTCCGTCACCTTCGGCGACTCGTCGTTCCTGAACCTGCTGCTGCGGGTGCACCGCCTGACGGCCCTGCGGATCGCCGCCCCCGGGGAGCAGCTCCGCCGGCTCTTCGCCCTGACGGGCGCCGATACGGTCCTGTCCCTGTACCCCAGCGTCGAAGACGCGGTCGGCGGGTCATGA